One region of Sphingomonas bisphenolicum genomic DNA includes:
- a CDS encoding ferredoxin, whose amino-acid sequence MSQKLKVVIDKAACCGYGVCAEICPEVYKLDANGIVYVDDEIVPEGLEEQAREGAEACPQSALAVEAA is encoded by the coding sequence ATGAGCCAGAAACTGAAAGTGGTGATCGATAAGGCGGCGTGCTGCGGCTATGGTGTGTGCGCCGAGATTTGCCCCGAAGTGTACAAGCTTGATGCCAATGGCATCGTGTATGTTGACGACGAAATCGTCCCCGAGGGACTGGAGGAGCAGGCAAGGGAAGGCGCCGAGGCCTGCCCGCAATCCGCTCTTGCCGTCGAAGCCGCCTGA
- a CDS encoding oxidoreductase, translating into MGALHLRNRFVMAPMTRNFSPGGIPSDGVAGYYRRRAEADVGLIITEGVGVDHPSAVGRETMGGGASPVLHGDEALARWRDIVAGVHAAGGLIIPQLWHQGVIRVPGTGYHPEAPSARPSGIWGPTDKAMVAPDYLEQVRTPTAPLTDSEIGDLIAAFARSAANAKAVGFDGLALHGAHGYLIDSFLWRDTNMRDDRWGGGIAERARFAVELVRAIRAATAPDFPVIFRFSQWKLQDYDARNAETPAELEAMLTPLVDAGVDIFDASTRIFTAPAFEGSDMGLAGWIRKLTGKPTIAVGGVGLSKDLQSSFAQPTVMTDNLALVADRMARDEFDLIAVGRALLMDAQWVAKMRDGGAINPFRLDAYATLD; encoded by the coding sequence ATGGGCGCGTTGCATCTGCGCAATCGGTTCGTAATGGCGCCGATGACCCGCAATTTCTCGCCCGGCGGAATCCCTTCGGACGGCGTGGCGGGCTATTATCGTCGGAGGGCCGAAGCCGATGTGGGCCTGATCATCACCGAAGGGGTGGGTGTGGACCACCCATCCGCCGTGGGACGCGAAACCATGGGCGGCGGCGCTTCGCCTGTCCTGCATGGCGACGAAGCGCTGGCGCGCTGGCGCGACATCGTGGCCGGCGTACATGCGGCGGGCGGCCTCATTATCCCCCAGCTATGGCATCAGGGCGTCATTCGTGTGCCCGGTACGGGCTATCATCCCGAAGCGCCCTCGGCCCGCCCTTCGGGCATATGGGGGCCGACCGACAAGGCCATGGTCGCGCCCGATTATCTGGAACAGGTGCGCACGCCCACCGCGCCGCTGACCGATAGCGAGATCGGCGACCTGATCGCCGCCTTCGCCCGCAGCGCGGCCAATGCGAAGGCGGTGGGCTTCGACGGCTTGGCTCTGCATGGCGCGCATGGCTATTTGATCGACAGTTTCCTGTGGCGTGATACCAATATGCGGGACGATCGCTGGGGCGGTGGGATTGCCGAGAGGGCGCGCTTCGCGGTCGAACTGGTGCGGGCGATCCGGGCTGCCACCGCACCCGACTTTCCGGTCATTTTCCGCTTCTCCCAGTGGAAGCTGCAGGATTATGACGCGCGCAATGCGGAGACGCCCGCCGAACTGGAAGCGATGCTGACCCCGCTCGTCGATGCAGGTGTCGATATATTCGACGCCAGCACCCGCATTTTCACCGCGCCAGCCTTCGAGGGTTCCGACATGGGGCTGGCGGGTTGGATCAGGAAGCTGACTGGCAAGCCGACCATCGCGGTCGGCGGCGTGGGCCTCAGCAAGGATCTGCAATCTTCCTTCGCGCAGCCCACCGTCATGACCGACAATCTGGCGCTGGTGGCCGACAGGATGGCGCGGGACGAATTCGACCTGATCGCGGTCGGCCGCGCCCTCCTGATGGACGCACAATGGGTGGCGAAGATGCGCGATGGCGGCGCTATCAATCCGTTCCGGCTGGACGCCTACGCCACGCTTGATTGA